A part of Hippopotamus amphibius kiboko isolate mHipAmp2 chromosome 16, mHipAmp2.hap2, whole genome shotgun sequence genomic DNA contains:
- the PRR19 gene encoding proline-rich protein 19, whose product MDPRRPALRPFQRPEKPGRVRRRKTRRERNEALVGSRRPLAHQDPPVASRDPHAVLWNSVAPTAPKLVVMTQGRLSREHRGLFNHEVKSLDVARLLSGSLESGTPALPTKSSPSSGRAQEPATPSRGKENQVPGGSGPGPPSPPQIPGLGQLLGELQCQLILPQAFPRRNLVQEARDAIVGTLQACHGCVPDLTLVLQGCQLHVPGTKPGGPERQRMTPSWINSPEQAPGEGRQRRRQGTKELTFAVPHTSSTPTVHQVNLAPPKGPWPASRSSVPLPSGAAWGPPTAFDLLKSIWLVATPPPPRPRGFGAPQPLPQPPSPLLPRTSALDWSPSPPAPLPSLSWVVAQSSPEAWSFPPMRLY is encoded by the exons ATGGaccccaggaggccagccctcaGGCCTTTCCAGCGGCCTGAGAAACCTGGTCGAGTCCGCCGTCGGAAGACCAGGCGGGAACGTAACGAGGCCCTGGTGGGCAGTCGACGGCCATTGGCCCATCAGGATCCTCCTGTGGCCAGTCGGGATCCACATGCTGTTCTCTGGAATTCTGTGGCCCCTACTGCCCCCAAGCTCGTGGTCATGACCCAGGGCCGCCTGAGCCGGGAGCACCGGGGGCTCTTCAACCATGAGGTGAAATCTCTGGACGTGGCACGGCTGCTTAGTGGGTCCCTGGAGTCAGGCACCCCTGCACTCCCCACCAAGTCCTCCCCAAGCTCAGGTCGGGCCCAAGAACCAGCCACACCATCAAGGGGCAAGGAAAACCAGGTGCCTGGAGGCTCGGGCCCAGGCCCACCCAGTCCCCCACAGATTCCTGGCTTGGGGCAGCTGCTGGGGGAGCTGCAGTGCCAACTGATTCTGCCACAGGCCTTCCCTAGGAGGAACCTAGTACAAGAGGCCAGGGATGCCATCGTGGGCACCTTACAGGCCTGCCATGGCTGCGTGCCTGACCTTACCCTGGTGCTCCAGGGCTGCCAGCTGCACGTGCCAG gGACCAAGCCTGGGGGCCCTGAGAGACAAAGGATGACACCCTCCTGGATCAACAGCCCTGAGCaggccccaggggaggggaggcagaggaggcgACAGGGGACAAAGGAACTCACCTTTGCCGTGCCTCATACCTCCAGCACTCCCACTGTGCACCAGGTGAACCTGGCACCACCGAAAGGTCCCTGGCCAGCCTCAAGGTCCTCAGTGCCTTTGCCATCTGGGGCAGCCTGGGGTCCCCCAACAGCCTTTGATCTGCTGAAAAGCATCTGGCTGGTAGCCACACCACCCCCTCCACGGCCTCGGGGGTTTGGTGCACCGCAACCCCTGCCTCAGCCACCATCACCCTTGTTGCCTCGAACCTCTGCCCTGGATTGGAGCCCCAGCCCCCCtgccccactgcccagcctctccTGGGTGGTGGCCCAGAGCAGCCCAGAGGCCTGGTCTTTTCCACCCATGAGACTATACTGA
- the PAFAH1B3 gene encoding platelet-activating factor acetylhydrolase IB subunit alpha1 isoform X2 produces MSGEENPASKPTPVQDVQGDGRWMSLHHRFVADSKDKEPEVVFIGDSLVQLMHQCEIWRELFSPLHALNFGIGGDSTQHVLWRLENGELEHIRPKGLLPRGQHPNPLREKNRRVNELVRAALAGHPRAHFLDTDAGFVHSDGTISHHDMYDYLHLSRLGYTPVCRALHSLLLRLLAQDQGQGGASLQEPTP; encoded by the exons ATGAGTGGAGAAGAGAACCCAGCCAGCAAGCCCACGCCGGTGCAGGACGTGCAGGGCGACGGGCGCTGGATGTCCCTG CACCATCGGTTCGTAGCCGACAGCAAAGATAAGGAACCCGAAGTCGTCTTCATCGGGGACTCCTTGGTCCAGCTAATGCACCAGTGCGAG ATCTGGCGGGAGCTCTTTTCCCCTCTGCACGCACTTAACTTTGGCATTGGTGGTGACAGCACACAGCACGTGCTGTGGCGTCTGGAGAATGGGGAGTTGGAACACATCCGGCCGAAG GGCCTGCTTCCTCGGGGCCAGCACCCCAACCCACTTCGCGAGAAAAACCGACGGGTGAATGAGCTGGTCCGGGCAGCACTGGCTGGCCACCCACGGGCCCACTTCCTGGACACAGACGCTGGCTTTGTGCACTCAGATGGTACCATAAGCCACCACGACATGTATGATTACTTGCACCTGAGCCGTCTGGGGTACACACCTGTTTGCCGGGCCCTGCACTCCCTGCTTCTGCGTCTGCTGGCCCAAGACCAGGGACAGGGTGGTGCTTCCCTGCAGGAACCCACACCCTAA
- the PAFAH1B3 gene encoding platelet-activating factor acetylhydrolase IB subunit alpha1 isoform X1 codes for MSGEENPASKPTPVQDVQGDGRWMSLHHRFVADSKDKEPEVVFIGDSLVQLMHQCEIWRELFSPLHALNFGIGGDSTQHVLWRLENGELEHIRPKIVVVWVGTNNHGHTAEQVAGGIKAIVQLVNQRQPQARVVVLGLLPRGQHPNPLREKNRRVNELVRAALAGHPRAHFLDTDAGFVHSDGTISHHDMYDYLHLSRLGYTPVCRALHSLLLRLLAQDQGQGGASLQEPTP; via the exons ATGAGTGGAGAAGAGAACCCAGCCAGCAAGCCCACGCCGGTGCAGGACGTGCAGGGCGACGGGCGCTGGATGTCCCTG CACCATCGGTTCGTAGCCGACAGCAAAGATAAGGAACCCGAAGTCGTCTTCATCGGGGACTCCTTGGTCCAGCTAATGCACCAGTGCGAG ATCTGGCGGGAGCTCTTTTCCCCTCTGCACGCACTTAACTTTGGCATTGGTGGTGACAGCACACAGCACGTGCTGTGGCGTCTGGAGAATGGGGAGTTGGAACACATCCGGCCGAAG ATTGTGGTGGTCTGGGTGGGTACTAACAACCACGGGCACACCGCAGAGCAGGTGGCGGGCGGCATCAAGGCCATCGTGCAACTGGTGAACCAGCGGCAGCCACAGGCCCGGGTCGTGGTGCTG GGCCTGCTTCCTCGGGGCCAGCACCCCAACCCACTTCGCGAGAAAAACCGACGGGTGAATGAGCTGGTCCGGGCAGCACTGGCTGGCCACCCACGGGCCCACTTCCTGGACACAGACGCTGGCTTTGTGCACTCAGATGGTACCATAAGCCACCACGACATGTATGATTACTTGCACCTGAGCCGTCTGGGGTACACACCTGTTTGCCGGGCCCTGCACTCCCTGCTTCTGCGTCTGCTGGCCCAAGACCAGGGACAGGGTGGTGCTTCCCTGCAGGAACCCACACCCTAA